The stretch of DNA GGACCCGGGCCGGCTTGTTCGGCTTCGGGGTCCTGTCGCTGCGCACCCCCACCGTACTCCCTTCGGTCCGTCCGGCGGGGGTCCCCCGCTCCGCGCCACCCCTTCGCCAGCCGATTCCGGTCGTGGCGTCGGGCTCCGATCGCCGGGAGGAGTTAGCCGAGGGCCAGCAGCGTCAAGCCGGCCAGGACCGCGGTGACGAAGCCCGTCGCGACGTAGAGCGCAAGCACCGGCCGCTGGAAGATCCCCGTGAGGACGGCGAAGGCCGGGATGCTCGCGACCGGCCCGGAGACGAGCAGCGCCATCGCCGCACCGGCGTTCATGCCCTGCGTCATCAGGCCGCGGATCACCGGCACCGCCGCCACCTGCGGCAGCGGCACCGGGATCCCGGCGAGCGTCGCGACGAGCACGGAACCGACCCCCTGCGCACCCGCGAGGGCGCGCATCCAGGCGATCGGCACGAAGGCGACGATCGCCGCCTCGAGGAGGATCGCCGGCACGAAGAAGCGGCCGATGATCCACGCCATGTCCTTGACCATCAGGCCGAAGTACCAGAGGCGCCGCTCCGGGACCTGGAGCCCCCGGCGCGGGTCGTCGGGGGCGGCGCCCTCCATGCACTTCTCCCGGATGTCGGGGCGCTCGGCCGAGAGGAGGCCCTCGCCCCGGATCCAGCCGGCCCGCTGCATCCAGACGACGAGGTAGCCGCCCGCGAGACCCGCCGCGACCGCGCTCGCGAGCTTTCCGAAGGCCAGCGCCGGACCGAGCCCGCGGAGGGTGAGCAGGAAGGCGTCCGGGCTCATCAGGGGCGAGGTGATCAGCAGCGCGAAGACCGGGGCGAGGGGGACTCCGCCGTAGATCAGCGAGACGATCAACGGGATGACCCCGCAGGAGCAGAGCGGCGAGACCAGCGCGACGCCGACGGCAAAGAGGATGGCGCCGTGCGTGCGCCCGGCCAGCCGCTTGCGGATCCTCTTGTCGAGCTTGAACGTCTTGATGGCCGCGGCGAGGAGCACGCCGAGAACGAAGATCCACCACATTCGCGCCGTCTCGTCGCGAACGATCCACCAGAAGGTGCCCCAGTCGAGGTTCATGGTCCTGGCATTGTATCCGACGCGTCAGGCGCCGGGTCCACGCCGGCCCGCGCCCGGCTCACGCGGGGACCTCCGGCTGCCAGACGATGCGGTCGACACCCGCCGGCGGCGGCGCATCGCTGCGGTGTTCGAGGAACTGGGCGCAGCCGCCGAGCGTCAGTTCGCGCCGTCCCCGCGCCGCGCCCTCGTCCTCGCACGTCAGGCGCAGCAGGCGGCCGCGGCAGGGTCGGGCGCAGCCCTCGCGGTCCCAGGCGCGCCCGTCGAAGACCCAGGGACAGTTGCGGCTGGCCGTGACGAGAAGCCAGGGGCGGTAGAGGGAAAGGCGCACGCCCGCGGGCAGCGGCGGGACCGCGACGCCCTGGACCAGGTCGTCCACCTCGAAGCGGCGCACCCCGTAGACCGAGCGCAGGTGCTCGACGAGCGCCGCGGATTCGAGCGCGGACGCGCGCAGCGCCGACGCGGCCCCGGCGGGGACCTC from bacterium encodes:
- a CDS encoding permease translates to MNLDWGTFWWIVRDETARMWWIFVLGVLLAAAIKTFKLDKRIRKRLAGRTHGAILFAVGVALVSPLCSCGVIPLIVSLIYGGVPLAPVFALLITSPLMSPDAFLLTLRGLGPALAFGKLASAVAAGLAGGYLVVWMQRAGWIRGEGLLSAERPDIREKCMEGAAPDDPRRGLQVPERRLWYFGLMVKDMAWIIGRFFVPAILLEAAIVAFVPIAWMRALAGAQGVGSVLVATLAGIPVPLPQVAAVPVIRGLMTQGMNAGAAMALLVSGPVASIPAFAVLTGIFQRPVLALYVATGFVTAVLAGLTLLALG